The Miscanthus floridulus cultivar M001 chromosome 6, ASM1932011v1, whole genome shotgun sequence genomic interval cacacgacatatgcaggtccctgacctccatataccaacctaccctcggatcctctaaaacaagaacgggtccgcgccacccgagaacacagtactccaccattccagcccatggccacgtgggtacacgctattcccgccatctctccactcccagtgcgcgagtagccattctcgtaatagaattgctaagttcaggcttaccggagtatgtggttagtactacaaattctcacctcatacaattcaacaacggacgtgccttaatcgacacaggcggaaagaacccgctcacaagacctccatgtcctgtggctcacacacaccgagtccgctcggtctagatttattactccacattcccatatcacatgctaacataattaaccaatgttccatttaaaacttgcaggtggcaggtagtcacccgactttcatcgttctatgcatagctaagcaaaactaggcatatacgagtttaaaactgataaaatggtaaatatggaataacaagggtggtaatgcaccaattaggcttttacttaactcttaatcacttaatgcagtaacggaaagcaaaagcaaaattaatttgtaaaacacaaggtagggttgtatgcatccggggcttgccttcgttgacggaaaagtccgattcctgcgacgttacacaagtattcgatccgacctcaatagacggattaacctcttcaacagcttgattaactaccacgttttcaccttcgttccctacacgtaataacaatgccatgtttaacatgatgtggaatacgaaatatgatgctcgatgatggatgcaaaattgatGTGCACAGGCCTATGCAACGCGTGTAGCAAGTTTtgtggcccgatcttctcgtaggatccgcgaacttgataacttgtcgctgcgtgacctggtgaagaggcagtgcaccgcgaggctgtccacgcgacgaactaccgagacaatcacccttccacgtaccgacgaaacagcccacgcaatcacgccctatagacgtgaaggcacgaactgggtgaactgcagttcggcgttctacaactccctcaggaatcgaaagaacaagtttgcaagcctctcaagactcacgcataaacaaaacTCCACGAGTTTGTGTATTCTGAATTCAGCTAATCAAGGTCTgacctttcattgtctagtacaagatatatatagggatagggacgttcagcttggagtaaatggcagcatgcgcatgcaccagtggatttcgtggctggttcgcgcgtctttcagcttctgatagtagttactaaaatgagcataactctttattgggaagtccaaataatgagccgtttgatgggctggaaagtagacttgaagacgcttccatccacatatagaacaccgtctaactccttgtattctgttcgcggtgatgcttggaattcgtaccatgtatcggtcatctagcttctggttgcatttccatgtaaaggtgatgaaccaccattttattcttgcacaccataggcttcttggttcaaatgtccagaggcttgaatccatcttcatcccatgctggttcatacactccatcattcctaaggacattggaacaagaactcaaaagcataggctcattcaacataaactgattattaaacataaggttagcgttcacctgagaatgaatttccttctccaattgtttagctctacttcttgtaattggaccagctttatcaagtggagtttcatttgaagatgagtgaatgctaggaatgtcctcattagcctccccctcttgagaaggagtcagtcctcgactcaggctcaccaacaaatggaagcaagtctttgacattgaatgttgtactcacattggaatattcaggtggcagctcaattttgtaagcattatcatttatCTTGTGTAAAACCTTGAACGGACCATCACCCCTAGGAGATAACTTACTCTTGCGCTGTTGGGGAAAttgatccttgcgtagatgcaaCCACACGAGGTCTCCGGGCTGGAATGTaaccttcttcttacctttgttcgcttgctttgcatattgtgcggatttcttctcgatattccttcttgtctcatcatgtagcttcttgagaaaatctgatCTCTTTGCTGCATCCAAGTTAACTTGTTCCTAtaatggtaaaggcaaaagatccatgggagtatgcggtttaaacccataaacaatttcaaatggacaaaagtttgttgtggaatggactaccctgttataagcaaattcaacatgtggaaggcagtcttcccactgcttcaaattctttttcaacacagcacgcaacatggtggacaaggtacggttgacaacttcagtttgcccatcggtttgcggatgacaagtggtggaaaataacaactttgtaccaagtttagcccataacgtcttccaaaaatagcttagaaattttgtatcccgatctgaaacaatagtccttggtactccatgtaaacgaaCGATCTCACTGAAAAACAAATCAGCAACGTGTGAAGCATCGTCGTTCTTATGacatggaataaaatgtgccattttagagaatcggtcaacaacaacaaagatagaatccctccccctctgagaccgaggtaaccccaaaataaaatccatggatatatcTTCCCAAGGTACATTCGGAACTGGTAATGGAGTATAAAGACAATGGGGATTAAGGCAGGACTTAGCTTTCAAGCAGATTATGCAGCGTGCAACATGTCGCTGGACATCACGTCGCAtatgtggccaaaagaaatgattgGAGAGCATGTCCAATGTCTTTTTGACGCCAAAATGACCAGCTAAGCCACCAGCATGTGCTTCCTGCAAAAGAACTTGACGAATCGAGCAGGCTGGAATGCATTGTTTGTTAGTGCAAAATAAAAAACCATCATGCACATAATACTTGTCCCAGCCTTTTCCAGCAATGCAATGAGAAAAAGGTTCTTTAAAATCAGAATCAGCTGCATAGAGTGTTTTAATGGATTCCAAACCAAGCACTTTTGTATCTAATTGTGTAACCAAACCACATCTCCATGATAAGGCATCGGCAACAATGTTATCTTTTCCACGCTTATGTTTTACAACATAGGGAAATGTTTCAATGAATTCAATCCATttagcatgtctacggttcagtttgccttgactttttagatatttcaaagcttcatgatcagaatgGATGACAAATTCTTTAGGTAACAAATAATGTTGCCAAACTTCCAAAACTCGAACTAAGGCATAAAGCTCTTTATCATAGACAGAATAATTCAGATGTGGACCATTCAACTTTTCAGAAAAGTAGGCAACAGGTTTACCTTCTTGAAGTAGTACACCTCCTATGCCaataccacttgcatcacattcgatCTCAAATGTCTTACCAAAATTAGGAAGTTGTAGCAGCGGTGCTTCACAAAGCTTTGTTTTCAGCTCATTGAAGGCTTGGTCTTGTTCATTACCCCACTTGAATGGAACATCcttctttgtcaaattgttgaggGGTGCAgcgatggtgctgaaatctttaacaaaacgCCTGTAAAAACCTATAAGACCATGAAAACTTCGAACTTGACTCACATTTGTAGGTGTAGGCCAATCCTTTATTGCTTTAACCTTTTCTTCATCAACCTGAATACCATCTGCGGAAACAACAAAGCCAAGGAAAACAACATGgtctgtgcaaaaggtgcacttagcAATGTTGCCATACAATTTCTCTTCCCTCAAAACAGCAAGTACTTGACGGatatgatcaagatgttcatcaaATGATTTGCTATAGATcagaatatcatcaaaataaacaactaCAAACTTGCCAATGAAAGCTCGTAAAACATGGttcattaagcgcataaaagttgaaggagcatttgtcaagccaaatggCATCACAAGCCATTCATAGAGACCAATTTTAGTTTTAAacgctgttttccattcatcaccaAGTTTCATgcggatttgatgatagccactacgcaaatcaatcttggtgaaaatgatggaaccactcaattcatctaacatgtcatcaaGTCGTGGAATGGGATGGCGATATCGAACAGTTATAGCATTGATAGCacgacaatcaacacacatgcgccaagaGCCATCTTTCTTTGGAACTAAAAGAACGGGAACAGCACATGGTGATAAGGATTCATGAACATACCCTTTGTCCAAAAGCTCTTTTACCTGTTGCTGAATTTCCTTTGTCTCTGTGGGATTGGTGCGGTAGGCTGGACGATTTGGAAGAGAAGCACCTGGtaccaaatcaatttgatgctcaattCCACGGAGTGGAGGAAGTCCAGCTGGTatctcatcgggaaaaacatcttcGAAGTCCTgtaagagatcaagaacaacactaGGCAGCGATGAAGGTAAATCGTTAGTTGAAAGTAAGACCTCCTTGTGCAAGAGCACAAAGAATGGGGCTGTGGTGTTTCTCACTTCTCTCATATCACTCTTGCTCACAAAGAGACACTCAGTGTGGTGTGGCTGTTTAGGATTGGCATGAGTCTTTATGTGGCTGGATGGGTTAGAACTCTCTCCCTTACTTGTGTTGGGGATCTCACTCAATTTTCTTTTGTCAGATTCCTCTCTTTTCTTGCAAGCCATATCTGAAGCATGTATCTCCTCTAGAGATAATGGAATAAGAACCACCTTCTTGTCATTGTGAATGAAAGTGTGTTTGTTAGACCGTCCAAAATGCACCGAGTCCACATCAAATTGCCAGGGCCGACCAAGCAGCAAATGGCATGCTTGCATGGGGACAATATCACAATCCACCTCTCCATGATAATCACCAATGGAAAATGACAAACGAATCATGGCTGAAACCTTAACTATCCCAGAATTATTCAACCATTgcatatggtatggatgtggatGGCGACGTGGCTGCAAGCCAAGCTTCTCAATAAGCAAAGCACTAACAATATTATTGCAGCTCCCACCATCTATGATGAAACAGCACACTTGTCCTTTCACTTTGCATCTagattgaaacaaattatggcgttgtcctTGTTCAGCAGCAACAAATTGAGTGGAAAGAACTCACCTCACCACCAAAGAAGGAGATGGTGTGTTCATTATAGAACACGTCAAATCAGGAAAATCAGCAAGCAACTCATCAAAATCATCACTAGTAATCTCGTCGAAAGATGGAGAAACAACATCTTGTAATAGGTCATTGTGAGCAAAAGTTGGAATAGgttgaatggctaaacaatttagaCCTAGCTCAAATGTACCATCCTCTGCTGAATACTCACAAGTGTTAAGATTAAGATCTACAAATACATTGTTAAACTCGTCCTCCTCTTCACTTTGGGAATCATAAGAACCATCAACAAGTGCAATAATAGTACGACGATTGGGACATTCAGCTTGCTTATGcccatgaccaccacacttaaAACACTCAATCTTGCTTGTCTTGCATTGGGTGGCTGCAGTAGAAGAAGTGGGCTGACTTGAACTCACAGCTTTACCTTTCACATCCAATtgtttggaagaagttggaatatATCTATTTGCTCCACGAGATGAGGATTTGGGCGTTGTAGCTCCTTGCTGTTGGAATTGAGGCGTGACATCCCCTTGCTGTTGGGAATGACGCCATGAAGCATTGTATTTGTAAGACTGTAGCA includes:
- the LOC136460617 gene encoding uncharacterized protein — its product is MVVAIMFIVTAISRRNDDGLRNMKVSIPPFSGQENADAYFEWETKVEQIFDLYEYSAEKKAKLVAIEFKGYAITWWNQVRTEYQRVGHVRITWEDMKREMRRHFVPAYYSRDLHLKLKRLVQGTRTVDEYFQELEMCVLRTGITEDEESTMARFLVGLNKPIADKVDMTTYTCLTELVHFAKRAESEEEDEFNNVFVDLNLNTCEYSAEDGTFELGLNCLAIQPIPTFAHNDLLQDVVSPSFDEITSDDFDELLADFPDLTCSIMNTPSPSLVVRCKVKGQVCCFIIDGGSCNNIVSALLIEKLGLQPRRHPHPYHMQWLNNSGIVKVSAMIRLSFSIGDYHGEVDCDIVPMQACHLLLGRPWQFDVDSVHFGRSNKHTFIHNDKKVVLIPLSLEEIHASDMACKKREESDKRKLSEIPNTSKGESSNPSSHIKTHANPKQPHHTECLFVSKSDMREVRNTTAPFFVLLHKEVLLSTNDLPSSLPSVVLDLLQDFEDVFPDEIPAGLPPLRGIEHQIDLVPGASLPNRPAYRTNPTETKEIQQQVKELLDKGYVHESLSPCAVPVLLVPKKDGSWRMCVDCRAINAITVRYRHPIPRLDDMLDELSGSIIFTKIDLRSGYHQIRMKLGDEWKTAFKTKIGLYEWLVMPFGLTNAPSTFMRLMNHVLRAFIGKFVVVYFDDILIYSKSFDEHLDHIRQVLAVLREEKLYGNIAKCTFCTDHVVFLGFVVSADGIQVDEEKVKAIKDWPTPTNVSQVRSFHGLIGFYRRFVKDFSTIAAPLNNLTKKDVPFKWGNEQDQAFNELKTKLCEAPLLQLPNFGKTFEIECDASGIGIGGVLLQEGKPVAYFSEKLNGPHLNYSVYDKELYALVRVLEVWQHYLLPKEFVIHSDHEALKYLKSQGKLNRRHAKWIEFIETFPYVVKHKRGKDNIVADALSWRCGLVTQLDTKVLGLESIKTLYAADSDFKEPFSHCIAGKGWDKYYEQVNLDAAKRSDFLKKLHDETRRNIEKKSAQYAKQANKGKKKVTFQPGDLVWLHLRKDQFPQQRKSKLSPRGDGPFKVLHKINDNAYKIELPPEYSNILFEETPMQEQECDSPPIHNDPIGIENDPIAIDTQTVDSPVQHTTDALSYSFNLEEYLDEDEISSSGTSSKEALSEETRNWLRVILPMLEKNIDQAPKVKKAQRNLSNCETLLAKKNFNRQEAKELT